The following are encoded together in the Phaseolus vulgaris cultivar G19833 chromosome 9, P. vulgaris v2.0, whole genome shotgun sequence genome:
- the LOC137820351 gene encoding protein KINESIN LIGHT CHAIN-RELATED 3, with the protein MSGIVTNEVRDEGEGNEMNGNRDSPSKETLSQVKSPRGSSSPGKGEGDTANFGVEEVVEPSIEQLYENVCDMQSSDQSPSRQSFGSDGDESRIDSELRHLVGGRMREVEIMEEEVGEGKGPERSSSSEISSGLDGLTNDKKVDQVNEIQEVQPAATSSGSSVKSVKASSSSRVGPDTSPKSTAKGKSPLQKPPIEKKNGRHSRKQSSGGTGVKNLKNSPLGNKSVSQNRVEKRAESVVERPERAPLLLKQARDMISFGDNPHKALDLALQAMQLFEKLGDGKPSLELVMCLHVIAAIYCSLGQYGEAIPILERSIEIPVIEESQQHALAKFAGHMQLGDTYAMLGQLENSITCYNTGLELQKQVLGETDPRVGETCRYVAEANVQALQFDEAEKLCQMALDIHKTNNSAPSLEEAADRRLMGLVCDTKGNHESALEHLVLASMAMVANGQEGDVASVDCSIGDTYLSLSRYDEAVFAYQKALTAFKTNKGENHPAVGFVFVRLADLYNRIGKIRESKSYCESALKIYENPIPGVPLEEIASGLTNISTIYESMNELEQALKLLQKALEIYNDVPGQQSTIAGIEAQMGVMYYMLGKYSESYETLKTAISKLRAIGEKKSSFFGIALNQMGLACVQRYALSEATELFEEAKSILEKEYGPYHPETLGVCSNLAGTYDAIGRLDDAIQILEYVVSTREEKLGTANPEVDDEKKRLGELLKEAGRVRSRKTRSLENLLDGNAHTVNNVVIRA; encoded by the exons ATGTCAGGTATTGTTACGAACGAGGTTCGTGATGAAGGGGAAGGTAATGAGATGAATGGGAACCGTGATTCCCCTTCTAAAGAAACCTTGAGTCAGGTTAAGTCCCCCAGGGGTTCCTCGAGTCCGGGAAAAGGTGAAGGCGATACTGCTAATTTTGGTGTTGAGGAGGTGGTTGAGCCCTCCATTGAACAGCTTTATGAGAATGTGTGTGACATGCAGAGTTCGGATCAGTCACCGTCACGGCAAAGTTTTGGATCTGATGGCGATGAGTCTAGAATTGATTCGGAGTTGCGCCATCTAGTTGGAGGACGGATGAGGGAGGTAGAGATAATGGAAGAGGAAGTTGGGGAGGGGAAAGGGCCAGAAAGGAGTTCAAGTAGTGAAATATCTTCTGGATTGGATGGCTTGACCAATGATAAGAAGGTGGATCAGGTGAATGAGATTCAGGAGGTTCAGCCTGCAGCTACTAGTTCTGGTTCCTCAGTAAAATCTGTCAAAGCATCGAGTTCATCACGGGTGGGACCTGATACTTCGCCCAAATCAACAGCCAAGGGAAAAAGTCCTCTCCAAAAACCTCCAATTGAAAAAAAGAATGGTAGGCATTCGAGGAAACAAAGTAGTGGTGGTACTGGCGTGAAGAATTTGAAGAATTCTCCTTTGGGAAATAAGTCAGTGTCACAAAACCGTGTTGAGAAAAGGGCTGAGTCCGTAGTAGAGAGACCTGAGAGGGCACCGTTATTACTAAAACAAGCAAGAGATATGATTTCCTTCGGGGATAATCCGCATAAggctcttgacttggctcttcaAGCAATGCAACTGTTTGAGAAATTAGGTGATGGGAAACCGAGTTTGGAGCTGGTTATGTGTCTACATGTTATAGCAGCAATATATTGTAGCTTGGGTCAATATGGTGAGGCAATTCCAATTCTTGAGCGTTCAATTGAGATTCCTGTTATTGAGGAAAGTCAACAACATGCCCTTGCTAAATTTGCTGGTCACATGCAACTCGGAGACACTTATGCTATGCTGGGCCAGCTTGAGAATTCAATTACGTGCTATAACACTGGATTAGAACTCCAGAAGCAGGTTTTGGGAGAGACAGACCCAAGGGTTGGTGAAACTTGTCGGTACGTGGCTGAAGCTAATGTTCAGGCTTTACAATTTGATGAAGCAGAGAAGCTTTGTCAGATGGCTCTAGACATTCACAAAACAAATAATTCAGCCCCATCTCTTGAAGAGGCAGCTGATAGGAGGCTCATGGGCCTTGTATGTGATACAAAGGGAAATCACGAATCTGCTCTTGAGCATCTTGTTCTAGCCAGCATGGCAATGGTAGCTAACGGCCAGGAAGGGGATGTGGCTTCTGTTGACTGCAGCATTGGAGACACATACTTGTCTTTGTCCCGATATGATGAAGCTGTTTTTGCATATCAGAAAGCATTAACAGCTTTCAAGACCAACAAAGGAGAGAATCATCCAGCAGTGGGATTTGTCTTTGTACGTTTGGCTGATTTGTATAACAGGATAGGGAAGATAAGGGAATCAAAATCATATTGTGAGAGTGCACTTAAAATATATGAGAATCCAATTCCTGGAGTTCCTCTAGAGGAGATTGCTAGTGGTCTTACAAATATTTCAACTATCTATGAGTCTATGAATGAGCTTGAGCAGGCACTCAAGTTACTGCAGAAAGCACTGGAGATATACAATGATGTCCCTGGTCAGCAAAGTACAATAGCTGGAATTGAAGCCCAGATGGGAGTCATGTACTACATGTTGGGGAAGTATTCTGAATCTTACGAAACTTTGAAGACCGCTATTTCAAAGCTTCGTGCTATTGGAGAAAAGAAATCATCTTTCTTTGGTATTGCTCTTAATCAAATGGGACTTGCCTGTGTGCAGCGGTATGCCTTAAGTGAGGCTACAGAATTATTTGAAGAAGCAAAGAGTATTTTGGAAAAAGAATATGGTCCGTATCACCCAGAAACACTTGGGGTATGTAGTAATCTTGCTGGCACATACGATGCAATTGGCAG GCTGGATGATGCAATTCAAATTCTGGAGTACGTTGTTAGCACGAGAGAGGAAAAGCTGGGGACAGCAAATCCTGAAGTGGATGATGAGAAGAAAAGGTTGGGTGAGTTGTTGAAGGAAGCAGGTAGAGTTCGGAGCAGAAAAACCAGATCACTCGAGAACCTTCTTGATGGCAATGCTCACACTGTAAACAATGTTGTCATCAGGGCCTGA
- the LOC137822622 gene encoding carbonic anhydrase 2-like, which produces MAKQSSEVAIEELKKMLREKEELNAVAAEKVEEVISELQKLHDPAVQRIILGFTYFKINNFDKKPDLYGQLANGQSPQYLVFACSDSRVSPSTILHFQPGEAFMVRNIANMVPPFNQLRYSGVGAAIEYAITALKVPNILVIGHSRCGGIQRLMSHPEDGSVPFDFIDDWVKIGLPAKVDVLKEYEGYDFKEQCKFCEKESVNNSLVNLRTYPYVERGIRNKSIGLLGGYYDFVKGEFKVWKHESHITQPITIPLSIHH; this is translated from the exons ATGGCAAAACAGTCATCTGAAGTGGCCATTGAAGAGCTGAAGAAGATGCTCAG GGAAAAGGAGGAGCTTAATGCAGTGGCAGCAGAAAAAGTTGAAGAAGTTATATCTGAGTTGCAAAAACTTCATGACCCTGCTGTGCAAAGAATCATACTTGGATTCACTtacttcaagatcaacaatttCGA CAAGAAGCCAGATCTGTATGGGCAACTTGCCAATGGCCAGAGCCCTCAG TATCTGGTGTTTGCTTGCTCTGACTCTCGAGTGAGTCCTTCAACCATTCTCCACTTCCAACCTGGAGAAGCTTTCATGGTCCGCAACATTGCCAACATGGTCCCTCCATTTAATCAG CTAAGGTACAGTGGAGTAGGTGCAGCCATTGAGTATGCTATCACGGCTCTTAAG gTACCAAACATTTTGGTTATTGGCCACAGTCGCTGCGGTGGAATCCAAAGGCTTATGAGTCATCCAGAGGATGGTTCTGTCCCCTT TGACTTCATAGATGATTGGGTGAAAATTGGTTTGCCAGCTAAAGTAGATGTTCTGAAAGAATATGAAGGCTATGATTTCAAGGAACAATGCAAATTCTGTGAAAAG GAGTCAGTGAATAACTCATTAGTGAACCTGAGGACATATCCATATGTTGAAAGAGGAATAAGGAACAAGAGCATAGGACTCTTGGGGGGTTACTATGATTTTGTGAAGGGAGAGTTCAAGGTTTGGAAGCACGAGTCTCACATCACTCAACCCATTACCATCCCTCTCTCAATCCATCATTGA